GTCGTGCTGACCTCCGGCGATAAACACGCGCGGGACATGGCAATGATCGACTTCGATCCCAAAGACCGCCACGGGATCGGCTTGGGCGAGATACCGCACAAAATCCTTTACCTCTGCCCCAAATACCTTAACGATGAAACCCCTGAAGCGTGGCGCGAATGGATGCTGGCAATCAACGACAGCCTCGATGAACAAGTTGATGAATCCGCTTACCACAACCAATGTGTGCAAAAAGTCCTGCGTACCATCCGCCGCGACACCCTCAGCCCCGAAGACCACGCCCGCATGAAAGACGAATACAGCGAAGAAGAATTACGCCGTACCGAATGGGAAAAAGCCGAACAACGTGGCTTGCTGAAGGGCTTGGAACAAGGGCTGGAACAAGGGCTGGAACAAGGTAAACAAGCCGAACGCTTGACCGTTGCCCGCAACCTGCTGGATGTCTTGGATGACACCACTATCGCGCAAAAAACGGGCTTGACCAACGCACAAGTTGCCCAACTGCGTTAGGAAAGTCGTTGACCGCCACCCCGCCCATCAAATTATTGCGGCAAGCCAAGCTAGAGATTGCCAAACGGGTCAATGAATTATTGCAGTTGCACAACACACCGACCTCAACGGCAATTTGAGTCAAACAATCCAAGAAGAACGAAAAAATCGCGTGTGAGCTGACAGAAACCGAACGCCTGCAACACCTCAGCCGCGCCTTAGGCAAACCCGCCCGCTTACAAGCCGGGCCACAACTGCTACTGCAAGCCTTCCTGCAACGCATCATCAACGGCGGCGGGCGCATCAACCGCGAATACGGCTTAGGCAGAAAACGTACCGATCTGTTTATCGAATGGCCTGTCGATGAAGAAAAAGGCTATTATGGCGAAATACAACGCATCGTGCTGGAACTCAAAATCCTCTATAAATCACTGGAAGCCACCATTGCCGAAGGGCTGGAACAAACCGTAGGCTACGCCGACCAGTGTGGCGCAACCGAAGCCCACCTCATCATTTTCGACCGCCGCCCCGAAATAACATGGGATGATAAAATCTGGCAACGGGAACAACACTGGCAAGGTCATACCTTGGGTGTATGGGGAATGTGATGTGCGCCATCGCCCAACGCCTCTGCGGCAACCTGCAAGCCCAGAGCTAAGGTATGCTATACTCCAGACCGATACAGTCATTATCAAGGTACTCACCATGCAAGCCGTTGCTTCTCTCCGCTATGGCGTGATCTTCAAAAAAGCCTTCTCCCAGCCCGATGTATTCACCGCTTTCGTGCGCGACATCCTCGGTATTGAACTGATCATTGATCATGTCGAAACCGAAAAATCCTTCCCCAATGCCATTGGCAATATCGCCAATCACTTTGACCTGTTCGCCGAAGATAAGGTCAATCGCATTATCGTTGACATCCAGCACCGCCGCCATGCGGATCATTACCACCGCTTTTTGCACTACCATTGTGCGGCCTTGCTAGAACAAGCGGTTCAAGCCAAGGACTACCGCCCAGCACTCGCCGTCTACACCATCGTGGTACTTACCTCCGGTGATAAACATGCGCGGGACATGACCATGATCGACTTCGACCCCAAAGACCGCCACGGTGTCGGCTTGGGCGAGATACCTCACAAAATTATTTACCTCTGCCCCAAATACCTCAACGATGAAACCCCCGAAGCCTGGCGGGAATGGATGCTGGCGATCAATGACAGTCTCGACGAGGAAGTCGATGAATCCGCTTACCACAACCAATGTGTGCAAAAAGTTCTGCGCAGCATTCGCAAAGCCACCCTCAGCCCCGAAGACCACGCCCGCATGAAAGACGAATACAGCGAAGACGAATTGCGCAAAGAAGAGCGGGAAAAAGCCCTTCAGGAAGGCATACAGCAGGGAATAGAAAAAGGCAAACACCAACAAGCATTAGGCATTGCAGCCAACTTGCTTGACCTCCTTGATGACCAGACCATCGCGCAAAAAACGGGCTTAAGTTTGGAGCAAGTAGAACAACTCCGCAATCTGAGAAAATCGCGTTAAATCATGTTCTACATCTACGGCGCAGGCGGACACGGCAAAGTCGTGTTTCACACTTTTACCAGCATGGGCAAAACCATCACCGCGTTTTTGGATGACAAACCCACTCACGAACAGCACTGCGGCTTGCCCATCCTCACTCCCGCTGACATACAGGATTCAGCCGCCTACACCATCCACTTCGCCATCGGCAATAACCGCATCCGCCACGCCTTGCAAACCGCATGGCAACAGCGCGGTATCAGCCCCGCAACCGCCATTCACCCCCGCGCTACCTGCTACCCAAGCGCAACCATCAGCAGAGGTAGTTTGCTAACCGCTGGCAGCATCACCGGCCCTGATGCCGTTATCGGTGCAGGTTGCATCCTCAATCACAACAGCGTGGTCGAACACGATACCCTCATTGGTGACTTTTGCCACATCGCCCAATGTGCCGTCATCGGTGGCGGAGTACGCCTCGGCACACGGTGCCTCGTTGGTGCAGGTGCGTTGATTTTGCCCTATATCACCATCGCAGCGGGTGCAACCGTCACCCATGACTT
The DNA window shown above is from Candidatus Thiothrix sulfatifontis and carries:
- a CDS encoding PD-(D/E)XK nuclease family transposase, with amino-acid sequence MQAVASLRYGVIFKKAFSQPDVFTAFVRDILGIELIIDHVETEKSFPNAIGNIANHFDLFAEDKVNRIIVDIQHRRHADHYHRFLHYHCAALLEQAVQAKDYRPALAVYTIVVLTSGDKHARDMTMIDFDPKDRHGVGLGEIPHKIIYLCPKYLNDETPEAWREWMLAINDSLDEEVDESAYHNQCVQKVLRSIRKATLSPEDHARMKDEYSEDELRKEEREKALQEGIQQGIEKGKHQQALGIAANLLDLLDDQTIAQKTGLSLEQVEQLRNLRKSR
- a CDS encoding NeuD/PglB/VioB family sugar acetyltransferase, with product MFYIYGAGGHGKVVFHTFTSMGKTITAFLDDKPTHEQHCGLPILTPADIQDSAAYTIHFAIGNNRIRHALQTAWQQRGISPATAIHPRATCYPSATISRGSLLTAGSITGPDAVIGAGCILNHNSVVEHDTLIGDFCHIAQCAVIGGGVRLGTRCLVGAGALILPYITIAAGATVTHDLPDNSTFPPTM